A stretch of the Chitinophaga sp. Cy-1792 genome encodes the following:
- a CDS encoding RagB/SusD family nutrient uptake outer membrane protein, whose translation MKKTSLYIALSAAAVFAASCKKDFLQKYPKTEISPDAYFNTAKDLETFANTFYDKDYSYDDTNSDNVSYYSSSGELDALLEGNIDPTTVGKTGWDDWKKLRTYNFLLDYAHRASGDTVGINHNIGVARFFRAKFYIAKLARYSDVTWYSHVMTNVDSALYLPRDPRAKVADSIMADLNYAISNLKPEDNGNRTRVNKWTALALMARFGLFEGTFRKYHSELGLTDKAAPFLNAAVDAAQQLIAGGKFKIYSTGKGAADYRALFSSPTLNGNPEIIQWFDCQQSLSVGNNSHTVLGWSWSVSNSLVESYLMTDGTPFTSQPGYKTKGFVDVFANRDPRLAETVAYPGYSITNDNRLYYAKPNLGGYDQLKFYPRDPALRQGWDANYTGMPMFRYAEVLLNLAEAKAELGSLTQQDVDNTINQLRDRVGMPKLIMGTANGAPDQVMANAYPEVSGANKGVILEIRRERRVELACEGLRLNDLNRWAAAGRIQDAQQGMYVPALGGIDMSGDGIPDIAILASPTDTAEMNTVPLSVRYTISRFYLKDASGKETNYYLDNGRSGRISFTRYRDNPRKFVAPKYFYRPISLQETVLNPNLKQIFGW comes from the coding sequence ATGAAAAAAACATCGCTCTATATAGCTTTAAGTGCTGCTGCAGTTTTTGCAGCTTCATGTAAAAAAGATTTTCTGCAGAAATATCCTAAAACAGAGATTTCTCCGGATGCTTATTTCAACACAGCCAAAGACCTGGAAACATTCGCCAATACCTTTTACGATAAGGACTATTCTTACGATGATACGAATAGTGACAATGTTTCGTACTACAGCAGCAGTGGCGAATTAGATGCCTTACTGGAAGGCAATATAGACCCTACCACCGTAGGTAAAACCGGCTGGGACGACTGGAAGAAATTACGTACCTATAATTTCCTGCTGGATTACGCGCACCGTGCTTCCGGCGATACCGTAGGTATTAACCATAATATCGGTGTGGCCAGGTTTTTCCGTGCTAAATTCTATATCGCCAAACTGGCCCGTTATTCCGATGTGACCTGGTATTCACATGTGATGACAAACGTAGATTCTGCGTTGTACCTGCCACGTGATCCTCGTGCGAAAGTGGCGGATTCCATTATGGCAGATCTGAACTACGCAATCAGTAACCTGAAACCGGAGGATAACGGGAACAGAACCCGCGTGAACAAATGGACGGCGCTGGCACTGATGGCCCGTTTCGGCCTCTTTGAAGGTACCTTCCGTAAATACCACAGCGAGCTTGGTCTGACAGACAAAGCGGCACCATTCCTGAACGCCGCTGTGGATGCAGCGCAGCAGCTCATCGCTGGTGGTAAATTCAAAATCTATAGTACTGGTAAAGGTGCCGCTGATTACCGCGCACTGTTTAGCAGTCCTACGCTGAATGGAAACCCTGAAATTATTCAGTGGTTCGATTGCCAGCAGAGCCTGAGCGTAGGTAACAACTCACATACCGTATTGGGTTGGAGCTGGTCTGTCAGCAATAGCCTCGTAGAAAGTTACCTGATGACAGACGGTACGCCGTTTACTTCTCAGCCAGGTTACAAAACAAAAGGTTTTGTGGATGTATTCGCCAACCGCGATCCGCGTTTAGCCGAAACCGTTGCCTATCCGGGTTATTCTATTACCAACGATAACAGATTATATTATGCGAAGCCTAACCTGGGTGGTTATGATCAGCTGAAGTTTTATCCACGTGATCCTGCATTGCGCCAGGGCTGGGATGCGAACTATACTGGTATGCCTATGTTCCGCTATGCGGAAGTATTGCTGAACCTTGCTGAGGCTAAAGCAGAACTGGGTAGTCTCACACAACAGGATGTTGACAATACGATCAATCAGTTGAGAGACCGTGTGGGTATGCCTAAACTGATAATGGGTACAGCCAACGGAGCTCCTGATCAGGTAATGGCAAACGCTTATCCTGAAGTTTCCGGCGCCAATAAAGGTGTGATCCTGGAAATCAGAAGAGAGCGCCGTGTGGAGCTGGCTTGTGAAGGCCTTCGCCTCAACGACCTGAATCGCTGGGCAGCAGCCGGTCGCATCCAGGATGCGCAACAAGGTATGTATGTTCCTGCACTGGGTGGTATTGATATGTCGGGAGATGGTATCCCTGATATCGCTATCCTGGCGAGTCCTACTGACACAGCTGAAATGAACACGGTACCACTGTCTGTAAGATATACCATCAGCCGCTTCTATCTGAAAGATGCCAGCGGTAAGGAAACAAACTACTATCTGGACAATGGCCGCAGCGGCAGAATTTCGTTTACACGTTATCGTGATAATCCACGTAAATTCGTTGCACCGAAATATTTCTATCGCCCGATCTCATTACAGGAAACTGTACTGAATCCTAATCTGAAACAGATTTTCGGCTGGTAG
- a CDS encoding PQQ-binding-like beta-propeller repeat protein, which yields MKKTMLSAALVLTSISLFAQLNGSVYTENHKGLKDVCVSDGLNVVKTDADGRFTLPGHKNQKFVFITTPAGYRFVNNYFIKTDSTVKSYDFPMKAIPVLHRKDISRFVRLTDTETYHFGEWITESSTYAKNEHADFIVHTGDICYERGMQFHAQHVNTQTMGLPVYYCVGNHDLVKGPYGEALFESLFGPVFYSFEAGNTHFIVTPMRYGDYKPSYTYDDLYYWLKNDLAHTDPTKSVVIFNHDLLTYDSNFIIKNSKGDSLVLNDHNLKAWIYGHWHINFARKHGNTGIRSLCSAPAADGGIDNSMSNFDVIEVAREGIVSVNRRYTYVDNQVVLVSPSKQGAAVSGQQLTVSANVYHTEDPVKAVVFRMYDNNGKLLQQTQLNAASDWTWKGTVNIKNLPPQSRYNSTLEATLNTGRILFRRDTFSLAAATAPKATADWNQVLQNAQRLPQIKDNGKVHPRLVWTANAGGNIWKSSPIIINGKLYLATLDDENITNCAILALDAVTGKQLWKFSTGNSIKQSLSFADGKIFGTDAEGMTYALDANTGKLLWKHDGGMKDLATYNSAGVIYNKTYITGAGHYMQALDINTGNPLWTNSSWSGGEGTPVAMTIFGNELITSSNWNALFAHDLNTGKLLWKRSDGGIRFRSGTAAVADNKLYVHGINMLHVLNATGETTDSIPLQYNLKTMTAPVITDDRILVATAEHGLIVYDRKSKEELGVFKPKQSLTFSAPYTLPPAAAVESTPLVLGKYAFVAAADGHLYLLNIAGKPELVTDIDLGAPVLADMALVNGMLYVADFSGNINAFVLE from the coding sequence ATGAAGAAAACCATGCTGTCAGCCGCTCTGGTGCTGACATCCATCAGCCTCTTTGCCCAACTCAACGGTAGCGTATATACGGAAAACCACAAAGGCTTGAAAGATGTTTGTGTTTCCGATGGATTGAATGTAGTCAAAACTGATGCTGATGGCCGGTTTACACTGCCAGGGCACAAAAACCAGAAATTCGTTTTTATCACTACTCCTGCCGGATATAGATTTGTTAACAACTACTTTATTAAAACTGACAGTACGGTAAAAAGCTATGACTTTCCTATGAAAGCCATACCAGTACTGCATAGGAAAGATATTTCCCGTTTTGTCAGACTGACTGATACAGAAACTTACCATTTCGGTGAGTGGATAACAGAATCATCTACCTACGCCAAAAATGAACATGCGGATTTTATCGTACATACCGGCGATATCTGCTATGAGAGAGGAATGCAGTTCCATGCACAACATGTAAATACCCAAACCATGGGGCTGCCGGTTTATTACTGCGTAGGTAACCACGATCTCGTGAAAGGCCCGTACGGTGAGGCTTTGTTTGAATCGTTGTTTGGCCCTGTATTTTATTCTTTTGAGGCAGGCAATACACATTTCATCGTAACGCCTATGCGCTACGGGGATTATAAACCATCTTACACCTATGACGACCTGTACTACTGGCTGAAGAACGACCTGGCACATACAGACCCAACTAAATCTGTTGTGATTTTTAATCACGATCTCCTGACATACGATAGTAATTTCATCATAAAGAATTCAAAAGGAGATAGCCTTGTTCTGAACGATCATAACCTGAAAGCATGGATCTACGGGCATTGGCATATCAATTTTGCACGTAAACACGGTAATACCGGCATCAGATCGCTGTGTTCTGCACCTGCTGCTGATGGTGGTATTGATAATTCCATGTCTAATTTCGATGTGATAGAAGTGGCGCGTGAAGGTATTGTATCTGTTAACAGAAGATATACTTATGTAGATAACCAGGTGGTACTGGTATCACCATCGAAGCAAGGAGCTGCTGTAAGTGGCCAGCAGCTTACTGTCAGCGCTAACGTATATCATACGGAAGACCCGGTAAAAGCAGTTGTTTTCAGGATGTATGACAACAATGGTAAACTGTTGCAGCAGACACAACTGAATGCTGCCAGCGACTGGACATGGAAAGGAACGGTGAATATTAAAAATCTCCCGCCGCAAAGCCGCTACAACAGTACGTTAGAGGCGACCTTAAATACCGGCAGAATATTATTCAGACGTGATACTTTTAGTCTGGCTGCTGCTACTGCTCCTAAAGCTACAGCTGATTGGAACCAGGTACTACAAAACGCGCAACGCCTGCCACAAATAAAAGATAATGGAAAGGTGCATCCACGCCTCGTCTGGACGGCCAACGCAGGAGGAAATATCTGGAAATCATCTCCCATTATAATAAATGGAAAATTATACCTGGCTACACTGGATGATGAAAATATTACCAATTGTGCCATCCTGGCCCTGGATGCCGTTACAGGCAAACAGTTGTGGAAGTTCTCTACCGGAAATTCTATCAAACAAAGTTTATCCTTTGCAGACGGAAAAATCTTTGGTACGGATGCTGAAGGCATGACTTATGCCCTGGATGCTAATACCGGTAAGCTTTTATGGAAACATGATGGCGGTATGAAAGATCTTGCCACCTATAATAGTGCAGGTGTTATTTACAATAAAACTTATATCACCGGTGCAGGTCATTACATGCAGGCACTGGATATTAACACCGGAAACCCGCTGTGGACAAACAGTTCATGGTCTGGCGGTGAAGGTACACCTGTTGCCATGACCATCTTCGGCAACGAGTTAATTACTTCTTCCAACTGGAATGCCTTGTTTGCACACGACCTGAATACCGGAAAACTGCTGTGGAAAAGGAGCGACGGAGGTATCCGGTTCAGAAGTGGTACTGCTGCTGTGGCAGACAATAAATTATATGTGCATGGCATCAACATGCTGCATGTACTGAATGCTACAGGAGAAACTACAGATAGTATTCCACTGCAATACAACCTCAAAACCATGACTGCGCCTGTAATTACGGATGATAGAATCCTGGTGGCAACAGCAGAACATGGCCTGATTGTATATGATAGAAAAAGCAAGGAAGAACTAGGTGTGTTCAAGCCAAAACAATCCCTGACTTTCTCTGCACCTTATACATTACCGCCGGCTGCTGCTGTAGAGAGCACACCGCTGGTACTTGGTAAATATGCATTCGTGGCCGCTGCAGACGGACATCTGTACCTGCTGAATATTGCAGGTAAGCCGGAATTGGTGACTGATATTGATTTGGGAGCGCCGGTGCTGGCAGATATGGCGTTGGTTAACGGAATGCTTTATGTAGCTGATTTTTCGGGGAACATTAATGCTTTTGTGTTAGAATAG
- the yiaA gene encoding inner membrane protein YiaA yields MKQKPSNAFIIASWIALTAGMTGFIIGLWNSNMQLNEKGYYFTILMYGLFAAVSVQKCVRDKIEGIPVTEIYYGISWVSMLLTIVLLTVGLFNATLLPSEKGFYAFAFLLSIFGAITVQKNTRDSQAAKAPETGKADY; encoded by the coding sequence ATGAAACAAAAACCATCAAATGCATTTATCATCGCTTCCTGGATCGCGCTGACAGCAGGTATGACCGGCTTCATTATCGGTCTGTGGAACTCCAATATGCAGCTGAATGAAAAAGGTTATTACTTCACCATCCTTATGTATGGCCTGTTTGCAGCGGTATCAGTACAAAAATGTGTGCGCGATAAAATCGAAGGCATACCTGTAACCGAGATCTATTACGGCATTAGCTGGGTATCTATGTTGCTGACCATTGTACTGCTCACTGTAGGATTATTCAATGCAACATTGCTCCCAAGCGAAAAAGGTTTTTATGCATTCGCATTTTTACTGAGTATTTTCGGAGCTATCACCGTACAGAAGAACACACGCGATAGTCAGGCTGCGAAAGCCCCAGAGACAGGCAAAGCAGACTACTAA
- a CDS encoding NIPSNAP family protein, with protein MKSRLLSLLLVFGFAGAFAKDKGRLYYQIRVYHIKPAQEAGLDNFLQQAYLPALHRAGIRDVGVFKPISQDSSDNKVYVFTACKSLDQFASVNNQLQQDNNYQAAAGPFLDGYNETAPYVRIETILLQAFGEMPAYALPALSSPKNERVYELRSYESATERSHASKVKMFNAGGEVGIFKRLNFNAVFYGSVIAGAHMPNLMYLTTFNNKADRDAHWKSFGADPEWKKLVALPEYQHNVSHQDIIFVRPTEYSDI; from the coding sequence ATGAAGTCTCGTCTATTATCGCTTTTACTTGTATTCGGCTTTGCCGGCGCTTTTGCCAAAGATAAAGGCCGCTTATATTACCAGATTCGCGTATATCATATCAAACCAGCCCAGGAAGCCGGTTTGGACAATTTCCTTCAACAGGCCTATCTGCCGGCATTACACCGGGCAGGCATCCGGGATGTTGGCGTATTCAAGCCTATCAGCCAGGATAGCAGCGACAACAAGGTATATGTGTTTACGGCCTGTAAATCGCTGGACCAGTTTGCCAGTGTGAATAACCAGCTGCAACAGGACAATAACTACCAGGCTGCTGCGGGTCCATTCCTGGACGGATATAATGAAACAGCCCCTTATGTGCGCATAGAAACCATACTGCTACAGGCTTTCGGGGAGATGCCTGCCTATGCGTTACCGGCACTCAGCTCACCTAAAAACGAGCGCGTATATGAATTACGTAGCTACGAAAGTGCTACAGAACGCTCGCATGCCAGCAAAGTAAAAATGTTTAATGCCGGTGGAGAAGTAGGAATTTTCAAGCGGCTGAATTTTAATGCGGTGTTCTATGGTTCCGTCATTGCAGGCGCGCATATGCCCAATCTGATGTACCTGACCACTTTCAACAATAAGGCCGACAGAGACGCACACTGGAAATCTTTCGGGGCAGATCCTGAATGGAAAAAGCTGGTTGCATTGCCGGAATATCAGCACAATGTATCGCATCAGGATATAATATTTGTACGTCCTACTGAATATTCAGACATCTGA
- a CDS encoding suppressor of fused domain protein, which produces MYSDPELLIEETNDRGTMYAIVEQDNRTAYFYLYPSEIMGNRFKPRPCWLRNLLPAPEKKDIAAMKDGVAPMLEVRYCNHPEGKEKLEKERISFIWNAEGDGAAMLYDGEILGIIPGWGLYSDEPAAYAADCTDGGEDSITFPLGTPETNGQYRKFLDAAGFWDSWDDAENPQWPAIQEKFLQTYEAHFGTETAYYAIDGDKWPPMAIGKYEKDNIVYLATMGMSIRPMPWVEFLYNDNAAAYRRAELAIALDKQYFNEEQIMQIGQQLAGLADRPWKIVTWLGEGHTVSSSVLPAPYESLILSSALYNGPQLDMPEMYGDKVNLYWAVPVTFEEREYAQSIPNGGYQLLEEMINAGLNHIVTLRDALK; this is translated from the coding sequence ATGTATAGCGATCCAGAATTATTAATAGAAGAAACGAACGACAGAGGTACGATGTACGCTATTGTAGAGCAGGACAATCGCACTGCCTACTTTTATTTATATCCTTCGGAGATCATGGGCAACCGCTTTAAGCCGCGTCCGTGCTGGCTCCGTAATCTGCTTCCGGCACCAGAAAAGAAAGATATCGCTGCCATGAAAGATGGGGTGGCACCAATGTTGGAAGTGCGCTACTGTAACCATCCGGAAGGAAAGGAAAAGCTCGAAAAAGAAAGAATTTCCTTTATCTGGAATGCAGAAGGCGACGGCGCAGCCATGCTTTATGACGGTGAAATACTGGGCATCATTCCTGGCTGGGGGCTTTATTCAGATGAGCCTGCTGCTTATGCTGCTGATTGTACTGATGGGGGAGAAGATAGCATTACCTTCCCGCTGGGCACACCTGAAACCAACGGCCAATACCGTAAGTTCCTGGATGCTGCCGGATTCTGGGATAGCTGGGATGACGCTGAAAACCCACAGTGGCCTGCCATCCAGGAGAAATTCCTGCAAACATATGAGGCGCATTTTGGCACTGAAACAGCCTACTATGCCATCGATGGTGATAAATGGCCTCCAATGGCCATCGGCAAATATGAAAAAGATAATATCGTCTACCTCGCAACAATGGGTATGAGCATCAGGCCTATGCCATGGGTGGAATTCCTGTATAACGACAATGCCGCCGCTTACCGTCGCGCAGAACTGGCCATCGCATTGGATAAGCAATATTTCAATGAAGAACAGATCATGCAGATTGGCCAGCAGCTTGCCGGACTCGCAGATCGCCCATGGAAAATAGTCACCTGGCTCGGAGAAGGCCATACCGTCTCCTCCAGCGTACTGCCGGCACCGTATGAGAGCCTGATCTTATCATCTGCCCTCTACAACGGCCCGCAGCTGGATATGCCGGAAATGTACGGTGATAAAGTAAATCTCTATTGGGCGGTGCCTGTGACCTTTGAAGAAAGAGAATATGCCCAGAGTATACCCAATGGCGGTTATCAACTCCTGGAAGAAATGATCAATGCAGGACTGAACCATATTGTCACGCTTCGTGACGCACTGAAATAA